One Sphingomonas endolithica DNA segment encodes these proteins:
- a CDS encoding glycine zipper 2TM domain-containing protein: MFKKLTLAVTALAMGSAALVTATPASAQRYDRGYSQYDNGYRGDYRQNRRDYRDGRGYRDGRGYDDRRYYRNNRRNRGCDSTGGTVIGAIAGGLLGNTVAGRGDRTLGAVLGAGAGALAGRAIDRSDDPRYCRR, from the coding sequence GTGTTCAAGAAACTCACGCTCGCCGTTACCGCCCTTGCCATGGGTTCTGCCGCCCTGGTCACCGCGACGCCTGCTTCGGCACAGCGCTACGACCGCGGCTACAGCCAGTATGACAATGGCTATCGCGGCGACTATCGCCAGAACCGCCGCGACTATCGCGATGGTCGCGGCTACCGTGACGGCCGCGGCTATGACGACCGCCGCTATTACCGCAACAACCGCCGCAACCGGGGGTGCGACTCGACCGGCGGCACCGTGATCGGCGCGATCGCCGGCGGGTTGCTCGGCAACACCGTGGCAGGACGTGGCGATCGCACGCTGGGCGCGGTGCTCGGCGCCGGTGCCGGCGCGCTGGCCGGCCGCGCCATCGATCGCTCGGACGATCCGCGGTACTGCCGCAGGTAA
- a CDS encoding esterase-like activity of phytase family protein, with the protein MRLPIPLSILLVFVAVPQWSGEPRLMLLGTRAVIHAERVALDPNDPARRRTGRLTFLGGVRLTSPDPTFGGFSALKVEGDRFMLLSDGGNIARFRMDGHGRVSAPSFAELPAGPGTGWRKRERDSESLTTDPATGDVLVGFENSDEIWRYDAALARVRRHSAPPAMKRWDENGGAEAMARLADGATIVFAESTEWRARAGKVAIRFAGDPTLYPRRGWRFGYLPPRHYEPSDAALLPDGRILVLNRRFALPFSFSAKLTIVDPAAIRPGRLIKGTEIATLAAPLIHDNFEGVAIVREGNRTVLWIVSDDNQSWMERTLLLKFRLEDR; encoded by the coding sequence GTGCGCCTGCCTATCCCGCTGTCGATCCTGCTCGTCTTCGTCGCCGTGCCGCAATGGTCCGGCGAACCGCGTCTGATGCTACTCGGTACCAGGGCCGTGATCCATGCCGAACGCGTGGCACTCGACCCCAACGACCCTGCGCGCCGCCGTACCGGGCGGCTGACCTTCCTGGGCGGGGTGCGGCTGACCAGTCCCGACCCGACCTTTGGCGGCTTCTCCGCGCTCAAGGTCGAGGGCGATCGCTTCATGCTGCTGAGCGATGGCGGCAACATCGCACGGTTCCGCATGGATGGGCACGGGCGGGTGAGCGCACCCAGCTTCGCCGAGCTGCCGGCAGGCCCCGGCACCGGCTGGCGCAAGCGCGAGCGCGACAGCGAATCGCTGACCACCGATCCTGCGACCGGCGACGTGCTGGTCGGGTTCGAGAATAGCGACGAGATCTGGCGCTACGACGCGGCGTTGGCCCGCGTGCGTCGCCATTCGGCGCCGCCGGCGATGAAGCGCTGGGATGAAAATGGCGGCGCAGAGGCGATGGCGCGGCTGGCCGACGGCGCGACGATCGTCTTTGCCGAATCGACCGAATGGCGCGCGCGCGCGGGCAAGGTGGCGATCCGCTTTGCGGGCGATCCGACGCTATACCCGAGGCGCGGCTGGCGCTTCGGCTACCTGCCGCCGCGGCATTACGAACCGAGCGACGCGGCGCTGTTGCCGGATGGACGTATCCTCGTGCTCAACCGACGCTTCGCGCTGCCGTTCAGCTTTTCGGCCAAGCTGACGATCGTCGATCCCGCGGCGATCCGACCCGGGCGGCTGATCAAGGGCACCGAGATCGCAACGCTGGCCGCGCCATTGATCCATGACAATTTCGAGGGTGTCGCGATCGTGCGCGAGGGCAATCGCACGGTCCTGTGGATCGTATCCGACGATAATCAGTCGTGGATGGAACGCACGCTGCTGCTCAAGTTCCGCCTGGAAGATCGCTGA
- the rpmB gene encoding 50S ribosomal protein L28 → MSRICELTGKGRMVGNNVSHANNKTKRTFLPNLQNVTLMSEALETSVKLRVSTHGLRSVEHVGGLDNWLVKTTDDKLSLRARRLKRDVRKKLGTSVAAA, encoded by the coding sequence ATGTCGCGTATTTGCGAGCTGACCGGCAAGGGCCGGATGGTGGGTAACAACGTTTCCCACGCCAACAACAAGACCAAGCGCACCTTCCTGCCCAACCTGCAGAACGTGACTTTGATGTCGGAAGCGCTGGAGACCAGCGTGAAGCTGCGCGTCTCGACGCACGGCCTGCGTTCGGTCGAGCATGTCGGCGGCCTCGACAATTGGCTGGTCAAGACGACCGACGACAAGCTGTCGCTGCGCGCACGCCGGCTGAAGCGCGACGTGCGCAAGAAGCTCGGCACGAGCGTCGCTGCCGCCTAA
- the phbB gene encoding acetoacetyl-CoA reductase: MARVAIVTGGTRGIGEAISLALQDLGITVAANYAGNEQRAAEFTERTGIPAYKWDVADYDACQAGCAQVAAELGDVDIVVNNAGITRDGTILKMSYQDWKEVIDTNLGGCFNMAKAVFPGMRTRKWGRIVNIGSINGQAGQYGQVNYAAAKSGIHGFTKALAQEGARAGVTVNAIAPGYIDTDMVAAVPADVLEKIVAKIPVGRLGQANEIARGVAFLCSEEGGFVTGSTLSINGGQHMY, from the coding sequence ATGGCACGCGTGGCGATCGTTACCGGAGGCACGCGCGGGATCGGCGAGGCGATCAGCCTGGCGCTCCAGGATTTGGGGATCACCGTCGCCGCCAATTATGCCGGCAACGAGCAGCGCGCGGCCGAGTTCACCGAGCGCACCGGCATCCCGGCGTACAAGTGGGATGTCGCCGATTACGACGCCTGCCAGGCAGGCTGTGCGCAGGTGGCAGCAGAGCTCGGGGACGTCGATATCGTCGTCAACAATGCCGGCATCACGCGCGACGGCACGATCCTGAAGATGAGCTACCAGGATTGGAAAGAGGTGATCGACACCAATCTCGGCGGCTGCTTCAACATGGCCAAGGCGGTGTTCCCGGGCATGCGCACCCGCAAATGGGGGCGGATCGTCAACATCGGGTCGATCAACGGCCAGGCGGGGCAGTACGGCCAGGTGAATTACGCCGCGGCGAAATCGGGCATTCACGGCTTCACCAAGGCGCTGGCGCAGGAAGGCGCGCGCGCCGGGGTGACCGTCAACGCGATCGCGCCTGGTTATATCGACACCGACATGGTGGCGGCGGTGCCGGCAGATGTCTTGGAGAAGATCGTGGCGAAGATCCCGGTCGGGCGTCTTGGCCAGGCCAACGAGATCGCCCGCGGTGTCGCGTTCCTGTGTTCGGAAGAGGGCGGCTTCGTGACGGGATCGACGCTGTCGATTAATGGTGGGCAGCATATGTACTGA
- a CDS encoding nucleoside deaminase, with product MFPMPAPMRAALDAARRAALAGEVPVGAVVMRGGEIIATAANAPRTLHDPTAHAEMLAIRAAAQVLGSDRLEACDLWVTLEPCAMCAGAIAHARIARLYYGAEDAKGGAVAHGPRFFAQPTCHHRPEVYAGIGEEEAARLLREFFAARR from the coding sequence ATGTTCCCGATGCCCGCTCCGATGCGCGCCGCGCTCGATGCCGCGCGCCGCGCCGCACTTGCCGGCGAAGTGCCGGTCGGCGCGGTGGTGATGCGCGGTGGCGAGATCATCGCCACCGCCGCCAATGCTCCGCGCACACTGCACGACCCGACCGCGCATGCCGAGATGCTGGCGATCCGTGCGGCCGCGCAGGTGCTCGGCAGCGACCGGCTGGAGGCGTGCGACCTGTGGGTCACGCTGGAGCCCTGTGCGATGTGCGCCGGCGCCATCGCCCATGCGCGCATCGCGCGGCTGTATTACGGTGCGGAGGACGCCAAGGGTGGTGCGGTCGCGCACGGACCCCGCTTCTTCGCGCAGCCGACCTGCCACCACCGACCCGAAGTGTATGCCGGGATCGGTGAGGAGGAAGCGGCGCGGTTGCTCAGGGAGTTCTTCGCAGCGCGTCGGTGA
- the hemH gene encoding ferrochelatase — translation MMLPADHPIIPRPKIGVLLTNLGTPDGPDTKSVKRYLGEFLSDRRVVEIPAIAWQPILRGIILNTRPKKSAHAYGLVWREDGSPLAAITRLQAAALKDAFGPGVLVDWAMRYGNPSISERLAAMKDAGCERILVAPLYPQYCAATTATANDKAFASLAGMRWQPALRTLPPYHDDAGYIAALKASVEDGLAALDFTPEAIIASFHGMPKRTLQLGDPYHCHCQKTARLLSEALGREVIIAFQSRFGPAKWLGPATDETLEALPGRGVKKVAILAPGFSADCLETLEELSIRGRESFIGAGGTDFAYLPCLNDSARGIEMLRTLLARELEGWTTTP, via the coding sequence ATGATGTTGCCCGCCGACCATCCGATCATTCCTCGCCCCAAGATCGGCGTGCTGCTGACCAATCTCGGCACGCCCGACGGACCGGATACCAAGTCGGTTAAACGCTATCTCGGCGAGTTCCTGTCCGACCGGCGCGTGGTGGAGATCCCGGCGATCGCCTGGCAGCCGATCCTGCGGGGCATCATCCTCAACACGCGTCCCAAGAAGTCGGCGCATGCCTACGGCCTCGTCTGGCGCGAGGATGGCTCGCCGCTTGCCGCGATCACGCGGCTGCAGGCTGCGGCACTGAAGGATGCATTCGGGCCGGGCGTGCTGGTCGACTGGGCGATGCGCTACGGCAATCCCTCGATTTCCGAGCGGCTGGCGGCGATGAAGGATGCCGGTTGCGAGCGCATCCTGGTGGCGCCGCTCTATCCGCAATATTGCGCCGCGACGACCGCCACTGCCAATGACAAGGCGTTCGCCTCGCTCGCCGGCATGCGCTGGCAGCCGGCACTCCGTACGCTACCGCCCTATCATGACGATGCCGGCTATATCGCCGCGCTCAAGGCATCGGTCGAGGACGGGCTGGCCGCCCTCGACTTCACGCCCGAGGCGATCATCGCCAGCTTCCACGGCATGCCCAAGCGGACGTTGCAGCTGGGCGATCCCTATCATTGCCACTGCCAGAAGACCGCGCGATTGCTGTCCGAGGCACTGGGCCGGGAAGTGATCATCGCCTTTCAGTCGCGCTTCGGCCCCGCCAAGTGGCTCGGCCCCGCGACCGACGAAACGCTGGAGGCACTGCCCGGCAGGGGCGTGAAGAAAGTGGCGATTCTGGCGCCGGGCTTCTCGGCCGATTGCCTCGAGACATTGGAAGAGCTCAGCATCCGCGGGCGTGAAAGCTTCATCGGCGCAGGCGGCACGGATTTCGCCTATCTGCCGTGCCTGAACGACAGCGCGCGTGGCATTGAAATGTTACGCACGCTGCTCGCTCGGGAGCTTGAAGGCTGGACGACCACGCCGTAG